TCGGCCTGCCGCATGCGCTTCTTGCCCTCGAAGGCGAACGGCTTGGTCACTATCGCGATGGTCAGCGCGCCCGTCTCGCGCGCTATTTCGGCGATGACCGGAGCCGCGCCCGTGCCAGTGCCGCCGCCCATCCCGGCGGTGATGAACACCAGATCGGAGCCCTCCAGCACCTTGGTCATTTCCTCGCGGCTCTCCTCGATGGCCTGCCGGCCGATCTCGGGTCGCGCGCCCGCCCCCAGGCCGCGCGTGAGCTGCTTGCCGATCTGGATCTTGAGCTGCGACTTGGCCGCTTTGAGCGCCTGCGAATCGGTATTCACGCTGATGAACTCGACGCCTTCGAGTTCTTCGTCGATCATGCGGTTGACCGCGTTGTTGCCGCCGCCGCCCACGCCCACCACACGCATGCGCGCGTCCCTCAGGATCGTGTCCTCGAACTCGAAGATCATCATTGCCGGCTCCTCCCTCTGTCTGTACCGGCTGCCGCGGACGCGGCACCGGCTCCCCATCCCCCCGCTGGCGAAGGCAAGCGCCCTCGCCGCGCTAAAAGAACTCCCGAACCCAGTTGAGCATCCTGCCCATCGCGCCGCCGTCGGCTGCGCTTCCCGTTTCCGCGGCGTGCAACGCCAGCCCCACGGCGGTGGCGAATTTCGGCCTGCGGACCGAATCGGCCAGGCCCACCAGGCGGGCACCCGGCGTGCCGACTCGCACGGGCATGCCGAACGCGTGCTGGGCCACCTCCACGGTGCCATCCAACGTGGCGCCTCCACCCGTGAGCACGACCCCGGCGCCCAGCGTCTCGCCGTCCGGGTCGACTATCTCCTCGGCCGCCAGGCCCAGGATCTCATCCAGCCTTTGCTCCACGATGTGCGCGATCAATTCACGCGAGACGCTGCGCTTCCCTTCGGGCCCGGGCCCGGGCAATTCCACCGTTTCACGCGGGTCCACGAGCTGCGCGAACGCCACCCCGTGCTCGCGCTTGGCTCGCTCGGCTTCGTGGAACGGCAACGCGAGCCCCTTCACCAGGTCGGCGGTCACCACCCCTCCGCCCAGCGGCACCGTGCCGAGCTTCTCGATGCGCCCGTCCCGGAAAACCGCCACCTCCGTTGTGCCGCCGCCCAGATCGACCAGCGCCACGCCTATCTCGCGCTCGTCTTCGGTGATGACCGCGCGCGCTCCCGCCAGCGGCTCGTGCACGAGCGCCTCCGCGGCGTACCCGGCGCGGGATACCGCCTTGCGCAGGTTCTGGCACGCCGCGGCCTCGGCGGTGATCAGATAGACCTCGGTCTCCAGACGCGTCCCGACCATCCCGCGCGGGTCGCGGATGCCGCCCTGGTGGTCGACGATGTATTCCTGCGGCAGCGCGTGGAGGAGCTCGCGGTCCCCCGGGACCACGACCGCGCGGGCGACTTCCTGCACCCGCTCCACGTCGGGCTCGCCGATCTCCTCGCCTCCCACCGCGACGATCCCCGCCGACGAGTTGGCGTCGATGTGCCGGCCGGCTATGCCGACGTGCAGCCGCTCCACGCTGGCGCCCGCCATGAGCTCGGCCTCCTTGAGCGCGCCCCGCACGGACTCCGTCGTCTCCTCCAGGTCGGTCACCACCTCGCGCCGCACGCCCGCGCTGGTGACTTCGCCCACGCCCAGCACCTTCAGCTCGGCGTCCGGCCCATCACCAACCACCTCGGCGATCACTGCGCACGTCTTGGTGGACCCGATGTCCAGCCCCGCAACCAGCCGCGCGGTCATCTCGATCCTCCCGGGCGTCCCTCGGTGGCAACGACCACCTGTCCGTCGAAACGGGCGTCCACGCGTCGTACGCGGTCGCCGTCGTCGAGTCGTTTCACGTCTTCCAGCACGACGGCCAGCCGCCGCAATTGCTCGGGCGGGGCGGCGCTGTCCAGCAGCACCGCGAGCTCCAGCGGCCGGCGCAACCGCAGCGCCAGCGTGCCGCCGTCCGCCGTGACCTCCGATACGCGTGATCCGAGCGCGGGGTCGAGGCGACGAATGCGATCGAACGCCGCCACCGCCGCCGCCGCCGCCGGCCGGGCCAGGCGGCCGGCCTCCAGCGTCCCGTCCCCGCGCAGCACCGGCAGGTCCAGCGATCCGTGGCCCGGGGCGATGGGCAGCGCCAGGCCGCCAGCGTCCACGGGCACGAGCGTGGGGGTGGCGACCAGCAGCACGGGCTCGGTCTCGCCGATTTCGAACACCACCGTCCCGGGCAGGCGCCTCTTCACGTCCACCGATCGGATCAGGGCGTGCTCCAGCAAGGCAGAGCGCC
This portion of the Gemmatimonadota bacterium genome encodes:
- a CDS encoding cell division protein FtsZ, which encodes MFEFEDTILRDARMRVVGVGGGGNNAVNRMIDEELEGVEFISVNTDSQALKAAKSQLKIQIGKQLTRGLGAGARPEIGRQAIEESREEMTKVLEGSDLVFITAGMGGGTGTGAAPVIAEIARETGALTIAIVTKPFAFEGKKRMRQA
- the ftsA gene encoding cell division protein FtsA; this encodes MTARLVAGLDIGSTKTCAVIAEVVGDGPDAELKVLGVGEVTSAGVRREVVTDLEETTESVRGALKEAELMAGASVERLHVGIAGRHIDANSSAGIVAVGGEEIGEPDVERVQEVARAVVVPGDRELLHALPQEYIVDHQGGIRDPRGMVGTRLETEVYLITAEAAACQNLRKAVSRAGYAAEALVHEPLAGARAVITEDEREIGVALVDLGGGTTEVAVFRDGRIEKLGTVPLGGGVVTADLVKGLALPFHEAERAKREHGVAFAQLVDPRETVELPGPGPEGKRSVSRELIAHIVEQRLDEILGLAAEEIVDPDGETLGAGVVLTGGGATLDGTVEVAQHAFGMPVRVGTPGARLVGLADSVRRPKFATAVGLALHAAETGSAADGGAMGRMLNWVREFF
- a CDS encoding FtsQ-type POTRA domain-containing protein, coding for MRVDAGFGLAAAAAAALLAAGVSEAPRVLRRLDTFEIRNVEVRGLRHLAPHQVLEAAGIDPGANLFDDAGPWRSALLEHALIRSVDVKRRLPGTVVFEIGETEPVLLVATPTLVPVDAGGLALPIAPGHGSLDLPVLRGDGTLEAGRLARPAAAAAVAAFDRIRRLDPALGSRVSEVTADGGTLALRLRRPLELAVLLDSAAPPEQLRRLAVVLEDVKRLDDGDRVRRVDARFDGQVVVATEGRPGGSR